The following are encoded in a window of Oncorhynchus keta strain PuntledgeMale-10-30-2019 chromosome 10, Oket_V2, whole genome shotgun sequence genomic DNA:
- the LOC118388547 gene encoding RNA-binding protein 15-like: MKGKERSPVKKRSRILDDIRDRGGSHPTSKKMGTLSAAGSNGNSSVKSGGSVKRSLPSEKRDCRDLDGHVSNRTGSSHGYANTTGSSSKLHISIALDPTTRTNSRGEPRPLPSSESEYKTLKISELGSQLSDEDIEDGLFHEFKKFGDVSVKISRVNDERVAFVNFRRPDDAKAAKHARGKLVLYDRPLKIDAVYMNRRRSRSPIEKDPYAGVAGHRHLHVQRPLSPTGLGYRDFRLQQLALGRLPPPSSLPRELEREREFSIYEARARPPFIPDCAAFCEEDLLSPEDDQRANRTLFLGNLDVSVTENDLRRVFDRFGLITEVDIKRTSARGQNSTYGFLKFENLDMAHRAKITMSGKVVCHNPIKIGYGKATPTTRLWVGGLGPWVPLAALAREFDRFGTIRTIDYRKGDTWAYIQYESLDAAQAACSHMRGFPLGGPERRLRVDFADTELRYQQQYLQPLPLPPHFDLVADSFVHRPTLEAIRIRERSPPPPLRFRERELYNTDWAGPAVCERVRGAAFEPMEHLERRSREPWSLERELQSRDQARKRRLLEDGRRPDRSPNSSEHGRRRHGASLEHSPGGSSRDGGRYSPPRSDRPSPVREQRASLGRGPGDKRLRTDSPALPERDRKRKASDSCTSPVKREDRSDHPSSSMSSLQSKQGAGGQKLCQAWHGVLLLKNSSFPTSMHLLEGDLAVAARLLVESSTGGQVSQLKITQRLRLDQPKLDEVSRRIKTAGPSGYSVLLAVPGSCEEGPQDVGSSTERPLKNLVSYLKQKQAAGVISLPVGGTRDKDGAGVLHAFPPCDFSQQFMDASAKALAKTEEDYLVMVIVRGAS; this comes from the coding sequence ATGAAAGGCAAGGAGCGGTCGCCCGTTAAAAAGCGCTCGCGGATTCTGGACGATATTCGAGACCGGGGAGGAAGCCACCCAACAAGTAAGAAAATGGGAACACTCTCGGCGGCAGGCAGCAACGGGAATAGTTCTGTCAAAAGTGGTGGTTCGGTAAAACGGAGTTTACCGTCTGAAAAGAGAGACTGTCGAGATTTAGACGGACATGTGTCAAATCGAACTGGGAGTAGCCATGGATATGCTAATACAACTGGTTCGAGTAGCAAGCTACACATTAGCATTGCTCTGGACCCCACGACAAGGACCAATTCTCGCGGGGAACCGCGGCCTCTTCCGAGTAGCGAAAGTGAGTACAAGACTCTAAAAATTAGCGAGCTGGGCTCTCAGTTGAGCGACGAAGACATTGAAGATGGATTATTTCACGAATTTAAGAAATTTGGGGACGTGAGTGTCAAAATAAGCCGAGTTAACGACGAAAGGGTGGCATTTGTGAATTTCAGAAGGCCCGACGATGCTAAGGCGGCCAAGCACGCACGCGGCAAGTTGGTACTCTATGACCGCCCTCTAAAAATTGACGCGGTGTACATGAACCGGAGGAGGAGCCGATCCCCCATCGAAAAAGATCCATATGCAGGAGTTGCAGGACACAGACATTTGCATGTCCAAAGACCCCTTTCACCAACGGGGCTAGGATATAGAGATTTCCGACTGCAGCAGCTAGCTTTGGGccgcctcccccctccctcttccctccctagagaactggaaagagagagggaatttTCTATCTATGAAGCCAGGGCCCGGCCACCCTTCATCCCTGACTGTGCAGCTTTCTGTGAGGAGGACCTCCTCTCCCCTGAAGATGATCAGCGGGCCAACAGGACGTTGTTTCTTGGGAACCTCGATGTCTCAGTGACAGAGAATGACTTGAGGAGGGTGTTTGACAGGTTTGGGTTGATCACAGAGGTGGACATCAAGCGGACATCTGCTCGCGGACAGAACAGCACCTATGGATTCCTAAAGTTCGAGAACCTGGACATGGCTCACCGTGCTAAGATCACCATGTCAGGAAAAGTGGTGTGTCACAACCCTATTAAAATTGGCTATGGCAAAGCGACACCCACAACTAGGCTGTGGGTGGGGGGTCTTGGACCCTGGGTCCCCCTTGCTGCTCTGGCTAGGGAGTTTGACCGCTTCGGCACCATCAGGACTATAGACTACAGGAAGGGGGACACGTGGGCCTACATCCAGTATGAGAGCCTGGATGCTGCCCAGGCCGCCTGCTCCCACATGCGTGGCTTTCCTCTGGGTGGTCCTGAGAGGAGGCTTAGGGTGGACTTTGCTGACACAGAGCTCCGCTACCAGCAACAGTACCTGCAGCCTCTCCCTCTGCCGCCTCACTTTGACCTAGTGGCAGACTCATTTGTCCACCGGCCCACCCTCGAGGCCATCAGAATCAGAGAGAGGAGCCCTCCACCCCCACTCCGCTTCAGGGAAAGGGAACTGTACAACACAGACTGGGCTGGCCCAGCAGTCTGCGAGAGGGTGCGAGGGGCAGCTTTTGAACCCATGGAGCACCTGGAGAGGCGTTCACGTGAACCCTGGTCTCTGGAACGGGAGCTGCAGAGCCGAGACCAGGCCCGAAAACGTCGCCTCTTAGAGGATGGGCGTCGCCCGGACCGCTCACCAAACAGCAGTGAACATGGGCGTCGTCGTCACGGCGCCTCTCTGGAGCACAGCCCTGGCGGCAGCAGCCGGGACGGGGGGCGCTACAGCCCCCCGCGCTCCGATAGACCCTCTCCCGTCAGAGAGCAGCGGGCCAGCCTAGGCCGTGGCCCTGGGGACAAGCGGCTGCGGACAGACAGCCCAGCCTTACCAGAACGGGACCGCAAACGCAAAGCCAGTGACTCATGCACAAGCCCTGTAAAGAGGGAGGACCGCTCTGATCACCCCTCCTCTTCCATGTCCAGCCTGCAGTCTAAGCAGGGGGCCGGGGGGCAGAAGCTGTGTCAGGCCTGGCATGGCGTGCTCCTGCTGAAGAACAGCAGCTTCCCCACCTCCATGCACCTGCTAGAGGGGGACTTAGCTGTGGCAGCCAGACTACTGGTGGAGAGCTCCACTGGTGGTCAGGTGTCCCAGCTAAAGATCACCCAGCGCCTGCGTCTGGACCAGCCCAAGCTGGATGAGGTGTCCCGTCGCATCAAGACTGCAGGCCCCAGCGGCTATTCTGTCCTCTTGGCTGTGCCTGGGAGCTGTGAGGAGGGGCCCCAGGATGTGGGAAGCTCCACCGAGAGGCCTCTAAAGAACCTGGTCTCCTACCTGAAGCAGAAGCAAGCAGCCGGCGTCATCAGTCTGCCTGTGGGTGGCACCCGTGACAAGGACGGCGCAGGAGTTCTTCACGCTTTCCCGCCCTGTGATTTTTCCCAGCAGTTCATGGATGCCTCAGCGAAAGCCCTTGCCAAAACCGAAGAGGACTACCTGGTGATGGTCATTGTCCGAGGAGCCTCATAA